The stretch of DNA CGGTGAATATTACCTTCGGTGTTTTCTCTGatcaaataccatttttctaaactaaaataaaataaaacaattataaacTGGCATAACTAACGGCTAGTTGGGGAGGAGAAAGCGACAGCGCAACGGTTACCACCCGCTGCCAACCAGCACCTCGGACTCCAGCCTATGCTCTTctattacttttttgttttttgaaattattaatttaaatcaaGAGTATATTATTATGTACCCTCcaagttaaattatataaaacaattaatcatttaaaaattaatatatttaatacattagatttttaattattatttttacttaaatttttttaaaaataatataatattaatattcagaataaaattaattcaattattagatGAATAGTGTTTGGTGGACTCACTTCTACGAGTCCATTTACCAAACACCATCACAGATTACATTTGCATTTTGTATTTTGCGGtgtgatttttttttgacaaaatcttataaaaaatactaatttctcaattttgaaatatttctcaCCCTCCTAACACCTAAATTCagcatttattttttactcgACTGAGAAAGGCCATTAGCTCATGTAATAAGTTAACAAGAATAATAATgagaagtataaaaaaaaaaattcatttcaaaacTCTTAAAATCATTTAACCTTagttcaataatatatattcttaATGTTGTTGGTGGTCTAAAATTTAGACATTTCAAACGGATCTACAAATTTTAATCAGtagagaatatatattttaaagcataaatatataaatatttgatttttatattttaaaaatatcaaatgattttatcattttcaatagtaataaattaaaatagaaaaatcgaGTATgcattgtaaaataatattacacTAATATTTGATAGGAACCATGCATTTTGTCAAATCATCTTATTATTCACTCATTTTAATAGTGTGACATAGAAAAATAGACAAATTATATTAAGTATcaatataaaactaatttacatGAGTCGTACATATCcattaaacttataaaaatatcactttctatataaataaatgttaaatatttttatgtttttagttcttataaacaAATGACCTTtaaagtttaatatttataaaaattaattaactttttagtttctattttaattttatagagagattttataatgattaaaaatatcaacttttacgaaaaaaaattttatagaaattaaaagtaaataatttttttgaagaattaaaaaaaatggttttttttttgtagaaataAAAAGTAACTATTATGAACTTTATGAATAAtcaatcaataaattatttaacaatGATTTTGTGTGAAAATTGTCTATTAGTGAAATTCTTCTCTCTCTATGTgtggtgtttttatttttatttttatatggtgtaaataaataataatatataaaaaaaattcccaACTAATCTAAGTGAGGGCTTCTAAATGCATAGGTTGCAAGATGGAAccgtcctttattttttattttttaatgtttcttTAACTCTCCTACAAGTAGTGTGAGAATAGAAATTGACTATGTTGGATAAAGAAATTAGTTATATTTAtggctaaattatatttgttcgttaacttaatttcagttaatgttttagtttttttatttatttaattctttattttaatattaagtgataatttgatattttatgttttaaaatgtcaataatgttatcattttttttataaaaattcaaaaaaataatcaaaattttcaaacaaaacccataaaattaataatcatcttcaatataatgcaaatttcatcaaattcataactcaaatatttaaataaactcatattttcatctctaacaacatcaaataaagaatcaaaatatgagtttatttgaatatttaagttatgaatttgattaaatttacattttattgaagatgataatgaattttataggctttgtttgaaaattttaatgatttttttgaatttttgtaaaaaaaaagaacaacaatgttgacattttaaaacttaaaatatcaaattattacttaaaattaaaataaaagactatttcaaataaaaaagactaaaacgttaagtTGAGGGaacacaaatgtaatttagtctacatttattattagttagttgatttaatttatcttttagtCGAGGTTCACTTAATTTATCAATGCAAACTCCGtaccatattttaattttttttttcttcaacgaGTTCAATcaaaaaatgtaatataataTAAGAGATAAGTATTAATTCCGCTACTTTATTTTAAGAGTATATTTTTGGTAATTCATCTTTCTGTTTCTTCTCTTATTCACATTCCCCACTTCTCTTGTCGATCAATTAAGAAGATGGCAATGGGTTGCTCCAGCAACAACTATGGAGAAGCTAGAAAATAAAGACTTTGGTGAGATATGCAGACATCCAAATCAGAAAAGAAGGAGATAATACTTTGGTGAAAGATTTAAATATGCACACAtccaaaacaacaaaataatcaaTTGTTCAACAAAATAGAGAATCAAGAACagcaaatttatcatttttcgacaagaaaaaaaaattaaagttaaaaaagttGTATCAATTTCAAAGTGTCTGGAATtgcataaaaacaaaattatctaGCAGTTAGCTTCTATGATAAAGATAATGAATAGTTAactacaaatattttctttttttagtttaattaacaTTTTCACTTCTATTcataaagataataaataattaaatatatttcaaattctttTAGCTTATATACTTTCAATgttgtcatattttttatatcaatgtTTTTTAgcgttatttatattttttaagttgaaaGTGTAATAAATATGTTATAATTTGAAGAGACATTATATAAATACGTTTGTTATACATCTTATAAGTTAGTTACTTAAACACGTTAGTTATAACAATTTTCATACTATATTTttctatactttttttttcatcattAATGACTATATAGTtgtatgaaaaattataatatggGGTCTAAGTCTTTAGTTCATTATTATGTTCAATGTTCTCTCAACTCCCAAATAAATTATGATAGAATCTAACTTAGCTTAATAAGATAATACAAGGATATGAACTCGTtaataacaaattataatatcaaaaatatttttaatcatattttaaagtCAGAGAACGTGTTTTTTTAGTTGGTAAAAGAAACTCATtctaatttagatttttaatattaattagtacatataacttaattttaaaataaaaagtaacgtttcaaaattcattttgttttatattcttataatttttttaagtaactctttttaaattttaaatttatctttatatAGCTAATTTAAAGTttccaattaaaatgaaaaccTATTAAATATTTCTATATGTCTTTTTGGTACAGaatctttttatttatctctttcctcaaataaaataattaaaaaattactactactgtttttcaaatcaaattacTATACCGTTAATCTGTCGCAATCACGTGCATGTGCAGCCACGCTATAGCAAAGCGCGTGGCGTATTTTACCATGTAAGGGAGACACGAAGAATCCAACGTCTATAATCCTGGGCTACCAACGCGTCATTTCAAAATCGTAATCAGTAAACCTAATTCCTCATTAAGAAATTAATCGATTAATTAATCTATCCATCCAAATCAATAAACATATTCActaattaaatacaattaattaatcaatggCGTCTCAATTTTCATCCCTACCTTAcgaataaatattaaatttatttatgtgcCCTCTAATTTTCCACCAATCAATCATTCATTCATTGAGGGATCGCGCTCTCGCTCTTTCTCTCACTAcccctttctctctctctctctctctctctctcttcttgcACCCACGAAACTTCTTCTCTTCTGTGAAAGGTGATTCCTCATCTGTGTTGTGTGGAGTTCAatcatttcaatttcattttacttttgtggttttttttacattttgtttcttacttgTTGAATTAGAGCAAGGTGGCTCCTTTTTTCAAAATTGGTGTTGAATTTGAGATTTCGATTctaccttagatttttctttttctgtgtCGTGCCTTGTGAAAAATGCTTTATTCAATCTGATTGGTAATTTTCTTTTGGGGTCTGGTTTCTTTCGTGTTGGATTAGGAATATTTAGATTGTGGGGTTTCCATTTTTCCCATTAGGGTTTTGCCCTCGTGATCGAGTTTCAAAAAAGaggtttttttctttcaatttataatAAAGTCTCTTTCTTCATTTGTGTGGtctgaaattttatagtttatgtATGTTGTTGTGCGTATATGAAAAGTTTTGTTATAAATGAGATAAATTCAGGTTCATAAGCTCTATGTGAGTTCCTTTTTCTGTATACCTTCTTTTGgtttgataatttgttttatGTGGTGCTTCTTATGGTAGGGTTATACTTCTAAAGCAGATTGGGTATACCAAAATTCTAACTTTTTGTTTTGTGGTTGTAGAAGTGTCTTCAAACTGGCTTAACTTTTGATGTTATGattatttgagttttgttgGTTTTTCTCTTTGAGATTCTTGATttgttttatgattaattgtgAATGGAGATTTTACATCCCACATTTCCTCGTACTTCAGATTCTAGTATAGTTTCTTGTCTGAATCCCATGATTGTGCAGTCATAATTGAGATGCACGAATTTCTTGTGGAGCCATTGACTTTATTGCATCTTTTGTTCTGAGCAGAAAATTTGTGAACTCTGAATTAGTTTGGAACCTCCTCACTTCTCAGTGACAAAATTAAACAGAGAGGGTGCCCTTGTGCTGCTGATGGTAAGCATTTCTTACAGGATTCATGCTATCTTTTTACAGATCACGTTTCATATGCCAATTTTATATGCGATAGATTTGTCATTGTTGTTTGattccattttggttgtttatcGACAAGTTCTTACATTGTAGTATGGTGCTTTTGTTTCAGGCCACTAATGAAAATCTTCCACCTAATGTTATAAAGCAACTTGCCAAGGAGTTGAAAAATCTTGACGAAACCCCTCCCGAGGGCATTAAAGTAGTGGTTAATGATGATGACTTCTCAACAATATATGCCGACATAGATGGCCCAGGCAAGTAACTTCTTTTTTAAATGTAACGATGAGCGTTACGTAAAGAGCTCATTTATGTGAAGAGCTCAAGCTGAAATTGTGCTATGTGTTTTGCAGCTGGGACTCCTTATGAGAATGGCATTTTCCGCATGAAGTTGCAACTGTCCCGCGATTTTCCACATTCTCCTCCTAAAGGTGTGTTTTAGACTTACATTCTACAATATTGTTGGTATTTCTCCTTTGCAATTTtgaattgttgtttttgttgatCAGTTTTACgtgatgaaattttttgtttactGAGTCCATAAAATTATTGCTTAATGAAGCTAGAAATAATCTAGTATATTCATGTTTTTTCGTTCTTTTAACTAACTTGCGAAGCCATTGAATTTAATGTTGCAGGATTTTTCCTTACCAAGATTTTCCATCCAAATATCGCATCCAATGGAGAGATTTGTGTTAACACACTTAAAAAGGATTGGAATCCTAGCCTTGGGTTACGACATGTTCTTATCGTAAGTCTTTTGGCTGTCCTAgaaattaaaatcttttttctCCCCTTTTACCGTTTACTACAGGAGAGTTTTTTAAATACTCATGATTTATTGAATTTAGTTCTGGTTGATTTGACTTTGTATATTGACTCCCATAATCAAACAGGTTGTTAGGTGTTTATTGATTGAACCGTTTCCAGAATCAGCTCTAAATGAACAGGCTGGCAAACTATTGCTCGAAAATTATGAGGAGTATGCTAGACATGCCAGGTGAGTTATGCCAATGGTGCTGCTCAggtgtttttatttatggctTTCATAAATTTTCTTTAGTTAAAAATTGTTTCATGCTAGTTTTCTACAGATCGGATTCGTTAGATGTGTTCCCACCTTGTGCATGTAATTGATGTGCTTTAGTTGTGACATGTAGGCTTTACACTGGAATACACGCAAAAGCAAAGCCCAAATTCAAAAGCGGGGCTATAACCGAATCAACTACCGCTTTAAATGTTGATCAGACGAACACCTCGGTGCTTAATGCTGACATCAAAACCACACCAGCAAGCGCTGCTTTGCCATTACCATTGTCATTGCCCTCAACCACTGCAGCTAGAGGAGCTAGTCAGGATCAGGTGGTGGGTGTTCTGACCGAGTCATCTGTTAATGTTTCTACCGCTGCGGCGGTAGTTTCTGCTGCTTCTGC from Cicer arietinum cultivar CDC Frontier isolate Library 1 chromosome 3, Cicar.CDCFrontier_v2.0, whole genome shotgun sequence encodes:
- the LOC101515409 gene encoding ubiquitin-conjugating enzyme E2 22, which translates into the protein MATNENLPPNVIKQLAKELKNLDETPPEGIKVVVNDDDFSTIYADIDGPAGTPYENGIFRMKLQLSRDFPHSPPKGFFLTKIFHPNIASNGEICVNTLKKDWNPSLGLRHVLIVVRCLLIEPFPESALNEQAGKLLLENYEEYARHARLYTGIHAKAKPKFKSGAITESTTALNVDQTNTSVLNADIKTTPASAALPLPLSLPSTTAARGASQDQVVGVLTESSVNVSTAAAVVSAASAPQKKEVGTAKAQADKKKLDARKKSLKRL